A genomic window from Fusarium verticillioides 7600 chromosome 5, whole genome shotgun sequence includes:
- a CDS encoding WEE/WEE-UNCLASSIFIED protein kinase: MSFSNSSGGTLALPSPTHAHHIDVTSAVRTLRRSISRSPSKFLTRSNSQNSLSPESPHQTSPQSPCRRFGATPQNQQLLPSHTRSAPPHINGAPHSSAFTPFRPSVRLSLRSAKAGKTSPSRPLTRARASPKSPLKRALNMAPDSGNSLPAVPLASVIDVSGQENNALGATSPISVSPVKRRSLTLDVAGSSPTSFLKSLDSNNDGQTVPNNGSLKRSDATMNLDQPSQGSPVAKRRSLHGISGLGQNEDQNIFGANTTSSQSFYIHEDSSTEYEIAGTSGSPFRDPVSSPTPATTNVPKRSSSLRNSLTEEAPIYAPVARMPDRPRPHLFSRSLPLNATRPTGPNNMSKAMATPSNSQLWVGAFNSTGLISKVNRNPEEDADKKMAPPDTPCKKHSNPFATFPPPAGSAMKKRGNNRNSFGGLPSTPFGNSTASFGRPGKGMSIFQRGSASRSARRGSVLGLDGDEHKLFGETIDFSTPMEGDAPPTPTKNTLTPSLSKVSEYSFESPHDNHSPTANRTLHSTTPVFGTSIPREATCKSEVPTTDRPAGKVDNPSRLPDAGRLYSPSSHLPLSSFGRSRARRGLHSPSPLSTVSLSHSLSSPHETFTKSKLCESASPLDGRRTPQTPRESLLPLDTSRLSISQIGDGFSDNMPPPVTPTAGRDLRSSTSLLVTPVNARTSNIDIDASLSSRFDKVEQIGKGEFSVVYRVTQADHQMTFGNLSTTPTTSPTKGRVYAVKKSKHAFQGPKDRDTKVREAEILRTLSYSEHVVQYFDHWDYNNHLYIQTEYCEEGTLDKFLGTVGRGGRLDDFRIFKILQDLCLGLKDIHDSGFMHLDLKPANILVTFEGVLKIGDFGLAQSCSSAEGVDVEGDREYMAPEMLKGKSCQSADVFSLGLIILETAANVVLPDNGPTWIALRSGDLSEVPSLTWNPSIEVQRDATGNPTEIMHSDDFTSGKTHDPSNLFGPSKRSELLQPPEFMVNATHNSSLDLIVRWMTAQEPSERPTVHQVLELEGLQWVGHHRAAPATVYEGNWGPDEELIPISIAEGGDSDTEMTDV, encoded by the exons ATGTCCTTCTCGAACAGCAGCGGTGGCACACTCGCCCTACCATCACCAACCCACGCCCATCACATCGACGTCACATCGGCAGTTCGCACTCTCCGACGCTCTATTTCACGATCACCTTCCAAGTTTTTAACGCGTTCCAACTCTCAAAACTCGCTGAGCCCCGAAAGCCCCCACCAAACCTCACCTCAATCGCCTTGTCGTCGATTCGGCGCAACGCCGCAAAACCAACAACTTCTACCGTCACACACTCGCTCAGCACCTCCTCATATCAACGGTGCCCCGCATTCAAGCGCCTTTACACCCTTCCGCCCCAGCGTTAGGCTCTCGTTGCGTTCCGCCAAGGCCGGTAAGACATCGCCCTCGAGACCGTTGACACGAGCACGCGCTTCTCCCAAGAGCCCTCTCAAGAGGGCACTCAACATGGCTCCCGATAGCGGCAACTCACTACCTGCGGTACCTTTGGCTTCGGTTATCGATGTATCAGGGCAAGAGAACAACGCTCTGGGAGCTACAAGCCCCATCTCTGTCAGTCCCGTCAAGCGACGCAGCCTCACTCTCGACGTCGCTGGATCTTCGCCGACCTCATTTCTCAAGTCTCTTGATTCCAACAATGACGGCCAGACGGTCCCAAACAACGGGTCATTAAAGCGCAGTGACGCAACCATGAATCTGGACCAACCGAGCCAGGGAAGCCCAGTGGCTAAGCGACGGAGCTTGCATGGAATATCGGGGCTGGGCCAGAACGAGGACCAAAATATCTTTGGCGCCAATACGACATCTTCACAGAGCTTCTATATACATGAAGACTCATCTACCGAATATGAGATTGCGGGTACTAGCGGATCGCCATTCCGCGATCCTGTTTCCTCACCAACACCTGCGACGACGAATGTTCCTAAGAGGTCATCGTCCCTAC GAAACAGCCTAACCGAGGAAGCACCTATTTATGCTCCCGTGGCCCGGATGCCAGATCGACCCAGACCTCACCTTTTCTCACGATCCCTTCCTCTCAATGCGACACGACCTACTGGCCCAAATAATATGTCCAAGGCCATGGCGACACCCAGCAACTCGCAGCTGTGGGTGGGCGCTTTCAACTCTACTGGACTTATTTCCAAGGTCAACCGAAACCCCGAAGAGGAtgccgacaagaagatggcccCTCCCGATACACCGTGCAAGAAGCATTCTAATCCGTTCGCTACTTTCCCTCCACCGGCCGGGAGTgctatgaagaagaggggtAACAACCGGAATTCTTTTGGCGGCCTCCCTTCCACCCCATTTGGTAACAGTACAGCCAGCTTTGGTAGGCCAGGAAAGGGCATGTCGATATTCCAGCGTGGCAGTGCTTCTAGGAGTGCGCGTCGCGGCAGTGTCCTCGGCCTGGACGGTGATGAgcacaagctctttggcgaAACGATTGACTTTTCGACACCCATGGAAGGCGACGCTCCCCCTACTCCAACCAAGAACACTTTAACTCCCAGCCTTAGCAAGGTCAGCGAGTACTCATTTGAGAGTCCCCATGACAACCATAGCCCAACTGCCAACCGAACATTACACTCTACTACTCCGGTCTTTGGCACCTCTATCCCTCGAGAAGCAACTTGTAAGTCGGAAGTCCCAACAACGGACAGACCAGCTGGAAAAGTCGACAATCCAAGTCGGCTTCCCGATGCTGGACGTCTGTATTCCCCATCTTCGCATCTGCCTCTATCTTCGTTTGGCCGTTCCCGGGCTCGACGAGGATTACACTCTCCTTCTCCACTAAGCACAGTTTCTTTGAGTCATTCCCTCAGTTCTCCTCATGAGACATTTACTAAATCGAAACTCTGTGAATCAGCCAGCCCTCTTGATGGACGACGAACACCGCAGACCCCACGTGAGAGTTTGCTGCCTCTCGACACCAGCCGATTGTCTATTTCTCAGattggcgatggcttctctGATAACATGCCACCTCCCGTCACCCCAACAGCAGGACGGGACTTGCGATCATCTACCAGCCTCCTTGTTACTCCTGTGAACGCCCGTACTAGTAacattgacattgatgcAAGCCTGTCCTCCCGATTTGACAAAGTCGAGCAGATTGGAAAGGGTGAATTCTCTGTCGTCTATCGTGTCACTCAGGCGGACCATCAAATGACATTTGGCAACCTCAGTACAACCCCGACAACAAGCCCCACTAAGGGCAGAGTCTATGCTGtaaagaagagcaagcatgCGTTCCAGGGACCGAAGGATCGGGATACAAAGGTCCGAGAGGCCGAAATTTTGAGGACTCTTAGCTACTCCGAGCATGTGGTCCAGTACTTCGATCATTGGGACTACAACAACCATCTCTATATTCAAACAGAGTACTGCGAAGAGGGTACCCTCGACAAGTTTCTGGGCACTGTTGGACGAGGTGGACGACTAGATGACTTTCgcatcttcaagattctccaGGACCTGTGCTTG GGCCTGAAGGATATTCATGATTCAGGTTTCATGCACTTGGATCTCAAGCCGGCCAACATTCTTGTCACGTTCGAAGGTGTTCTCAAGATTGGTGACTTCGGCCTAGCCCAATCCTGTTCATCTGCCGAAGGCGTGGACGTTGAGGGCGATCGTGAGTACATGGCCCCGGAGATGCTCAAGGGCAAATCCTGCCAGTCCGCCGACGTCTTCTcccttggtctcatcatccttgagacAGCCGCCAACGTTGTCCTACCTGACAATGGACCTACGTGGATCGCCCTCCGCTCGGGAGATCTTTCCGAAGTGCCAAGTCTCACCTGGAATCCCTCTATTGAGGTCCAGCGAGATGCCACTGGTAACCCTACCGAGATTATGCATAGCGATGACTTCACAAGTGGCAAGACACATGACCCAAGCAACTTGTTTGGTCCATCCAAGCGATCGGAACTACTGCAACCTCCTGAGTTTATGGTTAATGCCACCCACAACAGCTCTCTCGACTTGATTGTACGATGGATGACAGCTCAAGAGCCCAGTGAGCGACCAACTGTGCATCAGGTTCTGGAACTTGAGGGCCTGCAGTGGGTTGGCCACCACCGCGCCGCACCGGCAACTGTTTACGAAGGAAACTGGGGACCCGATGAGGAGTTGATCCCTATTTCCATCGCAGAGGGTGGTGACAGCGACACAGAGATGACTGACGTCTAG
- a CDS encoding WEE/WEE-UNCLASSIFIED protein kinase yields MSFSNSSGGTLALPSPTHAHHIDVTSAVRTLRRSISRSPSKFLTRSNSQNSLSPESPHQTSPQSPCRRFGATPQNQQLLPSHTRSAPPHINGAPHSSAFTPFRPSVRLSLRSAKAGKTSPSRPLTRARASPKSPLKRALNMAPDSGNSLPAVPLASVIDVSGQENNALGATSPISVSPVKRRSLTLDVAGSSPTSFLKSLDSNNDGQTVPNNGSLKRSDATMNLDQPSQGSPVAKRRSLHGISGLGQNEDQNIFGANTTSSQSFYIHEDSSTEYEIAGTSGSPFRDPVSSPTPATTNVPKRSSSLRKSTLQQRYGERGSWGRRSGERQLAQMSSEYSPVRSRPRLSLDQFVPPPVPQESPFVSTTPTSKPPPTSFFGDKAHQPHPLSKTLTTSSSGNSLTEEAPIYAPVARMPDRPRPHLFSRSLPLNATRPTGPNNMSKAMATPSNSQLWVGAFNSTGLISKVNRNPEEDADKKMAPPDTPCKKHSNPFATFPPPAGSAMKKRGNNRNSFGGLPSTPFGNSTASFGRPGKGMSIFQRGSASRSARRGSVLGLDGDEHKLFGETIDFSTPMEGDAPPTPTKNTLTPSLSKVSEYSFESPHDNHSPTANRTLHSTTPVFGTSIPREATCKSEVPTTDRPAGKVDNPSRLPDAGRLYSPSSHLPLSSFGRSRARRGLHSPSPLSTVSLSHSLSSPHETFTKSKLCESASPLDGRRTPQTPRESLLPLDTSRLSISQIGDGFSDNMPPPVTPTAGRDLRSSTSLLVTPVNARTSNIDIDASLSSRFDKVEQIGKGEFSVVYRVTQADHQMTFGNLSTTPTTSPTKGRVYAVKKSKHAFQGPKDRDTKVREAEILRTLSYSEHVVQYFDHWDYNNHLYIQTEYCEEGTLDKFLGTVGRGGRLDDFRIFKILQDLCLGLKDIHDSGFMHLDLKPANILVTFEGVLKIGDFGLAQSCSSAEGVDVEGDREYMAPEMLKGKSCQSADVFSLGLIILETAANVVLPDNGPTWIALRSGDLSEVPSLTWNPSIEVQRDATGNPTEIMHSDDFTSGKTHDPSNLFGPSKRSELLQPPEFMVNATHNSSLDLIVRWMTAQEPSERPTVHQVLELEGLQWVGHHRAAPATVYEGNWGPDEELIPISIAEGGDSDTEMTDV; encoded by the exons ATGTCCTTCTCGAACAGCAGCGGTGGCACACTCGCCCTACCATCACCAACCCACGCCCATCACATCGACGTCACATCGGCAGTTCGCACTCTCCGACGCTCTATTTCACGATCACCTTCCAAGTTTTTAACGCGTTCCAACTCTCAAAACTCGCTGAGCCCCGAAAGCCCCCACCAAACCTCACCTCAATCGCCTTGTCGTCGATTCGGCGCAACGCCGCAAAACCAACAACTTCTACCGTCACACACTCGCTCAGCACCTCCTCATATCAACGGTGCCCCGCATTCAAGCGCCTTTACACCCTTCCGCCCCAGCGTTAGGCTCTCGTTGCGTTCCGCCAAGGCCGGTAAGACATCGCCCTCGAGACCGTTGACACGAGCACGCGCTTCTCCCAAGAGCCCTCTCAAGAGGGCACTCAACATGGCTCCCGATAGCGGCAACTCACTACCTGCGGTACCTTTGGCTTCGGTTATCGATGTATCAGGGCAAGAGAACAACGCTCTGGGAGCTACAAGCCCCATCTCTGTCAGTCCCGTCAAGCGACGCAGCCTCACTCTCGACGTCGCTGGATCTTCGCCGACCTCATTTCTCAAGTCTCTTGATTCCAACAATGACGGCCAGACGGTCCCAAACAACGGGTCATTAAAGCGCAGTGACGCAACCATGAATCTGGACCAACCGAGCCAGGGAAGCCCAGTGGCTAAGCGACGGAGCTTGCATGGAATATCGGGGCTGGGCCAGAACGAGGACCAAAATATCTTTGGCGCCAATACGACATCTTCACAGAGCTTCTATATACATGAAGACTCATCTACCGAATATGAGATTGCGGGTACTAGCGGATCGCCATTCCGCGATCCTGTTTCCTCACCAACACCTGCGACGACGAATGTTCCTAAGAGGTCATCGTCCCTACGTAAGTCAACTCTACAACAAAGATATGGGGAGCGAGGATCTTGGGGAAGACGATCCGGTGAACGACAGCTGGCTCAGATGAGCTCCGAATATTCTCCTGTCCGAAGTCGACCTCGCCTTTCTCTGGACCAATTTGTTCCTCCCCCTGTGCCTCAAGAGAGTCCCTTTGTTTCTACAACGCCGACCTCGAAACCACCACCCACTTCCttctttggcgacaaggCCCACCAACCACATCCTCTATCGAAGACACTGACGACATCGTCTTCAGGAAACAGCCTAACCGAGGAAGCACCTATTTATGCTCCCGTGGCCCGGATGCCAGATCGACCCAGACCTCACCTTTTCTCACGATCCCTTCCTCTCAATGCGACACGACCTACTGGCCCAAATAATATGTCCAAGGCCATGGCGACACCCAGCAACTCGCAGCTGTGGGTGGGCGCTTTCAACTCTACTGGACTTATTTCCAAGGTCAACCGAAACCCCGAAGAGGAtgccgacaagaagatggcccCTCCCGATACACCGTGCAAGAAGCATTCTAATCCGTTCGCTACTTTCCCTCCACCGGCCGGGAGTgctatgaagaagaggggtAACAACCGGAATTCTTTTGGCGGCCTCCCTTCCACCCCATTTGGTAACAGTACAGCCAGCTTTGGTAGGCCAGGAAAGGGCATGTCGATATTCCAGCGTGGCAGTGCTTCTAGGAGTGCGCGTCGCGGCAGTGTCCTCGGCCTGGACGGTGATGAgcacaagctctttggcgaAACGATTGACTTTTCGACACCCATGGAAGGCGACGCTCCCCCTACTCCAACCAAGAACACTTTAACTCCCAGCCTTAGCAAGGTCAGCGAGTACTCATTTGAGAGTCCCCATGACAACCATAGCCCAACTGCCAACCGAACATTACACTCTACTACTCCGGTCTTTGGCACCTCTATCCCTCGAGAAGCAACTTGTAAGTCGGAAGTCCCAACAACGGACAGACCAGCTGGAAAAGTCGACAATCCAAGTCGGCTTCCCGATGCTGGACGTCTGTATTCCCCATCTTCGCATCTGCCTCTATCTTCGTTTGGCCGTTCCCGGGCTCGACGAGGATTACACTCTCCTTCTCCACTAAGCACAGTTTCTTTGAGTCATTCCCTCAGTTCTCCTCATGAGACATTTACTAAATCGAAACTCTGTGAATCAGCCAGCCCTCTTGATGGACGACGAACACCGCAGACCCCACGTGAGAGTTTGCTGCCTCTCGACACCAGCCGATTGTCTATTTCTCAGattggcgatggcttctctGATAACATGCCACCTCCCGTCACCCCAACAGCAGGACGGGACTTGCGATCATCTACCAGCCTCCTTGTTACTCCTGTGAACGCCCGTACTAGTAacattgacattgatgcAAGCCTGTCCTCCCGATTTGACAAAGTCGAGCAGATTGGAAAGGGTGAATTCTCTGTCGTCTATCGTGTCACTCAGGCGGACCATCAAATGACATTTGGCAACCTCAGTACAACCCCGACAACAAGCCCCACTAAGGGCAGAGTCTATGCTGtaaagaagagcaagcatgCGTTCCAGGGACCGAAGGATCGGGATACAAAGGTCCGAGAGGCCGAAATTTTGAGGACTCTTAGCTACTCCGAGCATGTGGTCCAGTACTTCGATCATTGGGACTACAACAACCATCTCTATATTCAAACAGAGTACTGCGAAGAGGGTACCCTCGACAAGTTTCTGGGCACTGTTGGACGAGGTGGACGACTAGATGACTTTCgcatcttcaagattctccaGGACCTGTGCTTG GGCCTGAAGGATATTCATGATTCAGGTTTCATGCACTTGGATCTCAAGCCGGCCAACATTCTTGTCACGTTCGAAGGTGTTCTCAAGATTGGTGACTTCGGCCTAGCCCAATCCTGTTCATCTGCCGAAGGCGTGGACGTTGAGGGCGATCGTGAGTACATGGCCCCGGAGATGCTCAAGGGCAAATCCTGCCAGTCCGCCGACGTCTTCTcccttggtctcatcatccttgagacAGCCGCCAACGTTGTCCTACCTGACAATGGACCTACGTGGATCGCCCTCCGCTCGGGAGATCTTTCCGAAGTGCCAAGTCTCACCTGGAATCCCTCTATTGAGGTCCAGCGAGATGCCACTGGTAACCCTACCGAGATTATGCATAGCGATGACTTCACAAGTGGCAAGACACATGACCCAAGCAACTTGTTTGGTCCATCCAAGCGATCGGAACTACTGCAACCTCCTGAGTTTATGGTTAATGCCACCCACAACAGCTCTCTCGACTTGATTGTACGATGGATGACAGCTCAAGAGCCCAGTGAGCGACCAACTGTGCATCAGGTTCTGGAACTTGAGGGCCTGCAGTGGGTTGGCCACCACCGCGCCGCACCGGCAACTGTTTACGAAGGAAACTGGGGACCCGATGAGGAGTTGATCCCTATTTCCATCGCAGAGGGTGGTGACAGCGACACAGAGATGACTGACGTCTAG
- a CDS encoding WEE/WEE-UNCLASSIFIED protein kinase yields MSFSNSSGGTLALPSPTHAHHIDVTSAVRTLRRSISRSPSKFLTRSNSQNSLSPESPHQTSPQSPCRRFGATPQNQQLLPSHTRSAPPHINGAPHSSAFTPFRPSVRLSLRSAKAGKTSPSRPLTRARASPKSPLKRALNMAPDSGNSLPAVPLASVIDVSGQENNALGATSPISVSPVKRRSLTLDVAGSSPTSFLKSLDSNNDGQTVPNNGSLKRSDATMNLDQPSQGSPVAKRRSLHGISGLGQNEDQNIFGANTTSSQSFYIHEDSSTEYEIAGTSGSPFRDPVSSPTPATTNVPKRSSSLRKSTLQQRYGERGSWGRRSGERQLAQMSSEYSPVRSRPRLSLDQFVPPPVPQESPFVSTTPTSKPPPTSFFGDKAHQPHPLSKTLTTSSSGNSLTEEAPIYAPVARMPDRPRPHLFSRSLPLNATRPTGPNNMSKAMATPSNSQLWVGAFNSTGLISKVNRNPEEDADKKMAPPDTPCKKHSNPFATFPPPAGSAMKKRGNNRNSFGGLPSTPFGNSTASFGRPGKGMSIFQRGSASRSARRGSVLGLDGDEHKLFGETIDFSTPMEGDAPPTPTKNTLTPSLSKVSEYSFESPHDNHSPTANRTLHSTTPVFGTSIPREATSSPLDGRRTPQTPRESLLPLDTSRLSISQIGDGFSDNMPPPVTPTAGRDLRSSTSLLVTPVNARTSNIDIDASLSSRFDKVEQIGKGEFSVVYRVTQADHQMTFGNLSTTPTTSPTKGRVYAVKKSKHAFQGPKDRDTKVREAEILRTLSYSEHVVQYFDHWDYNNHLYIQTEYCEEGTLDKFLGTVGRGGRLDDFRIFKILQDLCLGLKDIHDSGFMHLDLKPANILVTFEGVLKIGDFGLAQSCSSAEGVDVEGDREYMAPEMLKGKSCQSADVFSLGLIILETAANVVLPDNGPTWIALRSGDLSEVPSLTWNPSIEVQRDATGNPTEIMHSDDFTSGKTHDPSNLFGPSKRSELLQPPEFMVNATHNSSLDLIVRWMTAQEPSERPTVHQVLELEGLQWVGHHRAAPATVYEGNWGPDEELIPISIAEGGDSDTEMTDV; encoded by the exons ATGTCCTTCTCGAACAGCAGCGGTGGCACACTCGCCCTACCATCACCAACCCACGCCCATCACATCGACGTCACATCGGCAGTTCGCACTCTCCGACGCTCTATTTCACGATCACCTTCCAAGTTTTTAACGCGTTCCAACTCTCAAAACTCGCTGAGCCCCGAAAGCCCCCACCAAACCTCACCTCAATCGCCTTGTCGTCGATTCGGCGCAACGCCGCAAAACCAACAACTTCTACCGTCACACACTCGCTCAGCACCTCCTCATATCAACGGTGCCCCGCATTCAAGCGCCTTTACACCCTTCCGCCCCAGCGTTAGGCTCTCGTTGCGTTCCGCCAAGGCCGGTAAGACATCGCCCTCGAGACCGTTGACACGAGCACGCGCTTCTCCCAAGAGCCCTCTCAAGAGGGCACTCAACATGGCTCCCGATAGCGGCAACTCACTACCTGCGGTACCTTTGGCTTCGGTTATCGATGTATCAGGGCAAGAGAACAACGCTCTGGGAGCTACAAGCCCCATCTCTGTCAGTCCCGTCAAGCGACGCAGCCTCACTCTCGACGTCGCTGGATCTTCGCCGACCTCATTTCTCAAGTCTCTTGATTCCAACAATGACGGCCAGACGGTCCCAAACAACGGGTCATTAAAGCGCAGTGACGCAACCATGAATCTGGACCAACCGAGCCAGGGAAGCCCAGTGGCTAAGCGACGGAGCTTGCATGGAATATCGGGGCTGGGCCAGAACGAGGACCAAAATATCTTTGGCGCCAATACGACATCTTCACAGAGCTTCTATATACATGAAGACTCATCTACCGAATATGAGATTGCGGGTACTAGCGGATCGCCATTCCGCGATCCTGTTTCCTCACCAACACCTGCGACGACGAATGTTCCTAAGAGGTCATCGTCCCTACGTAAGTCAACTCTACAACAAAGATATGGGGAGCGAGGATCTTGGGGAAGACGATCCGGTGAACGACAGCTGGCTCAGATGAGCTCCGAATATTCTCCTGTCCGAAGTCGACCTCGCCTTTCTCTGGACCAATTTGTTCCTCCCCCTGTGCCTCAAGAGAGTCCCTTTGTTTCTACAACGCCGACCTCGAAACCACCACCCACTTCCttctttggcgacaaggCCCACCAACCACATCCTCTATCGAAGACACTGACGACATCGTCTTCAGGAAACAGCCTAACCGAGGAAGCACCTATTTATGCTCCCGTGGCCCGGATGCCAGATCGACCCAGACCTCACCTTTTCTCACGATCCCTTCCTCTCAATGCGACACGACCTACTGGCCCAAATAATATGTCCAAGGCCATGGCGACACCCAGCAACTCGCAGCTGTGGGTGGGCGCTTTCAACTCTACTGGACTTATTTCCAAGGTCAACCGAAACCCCGAAGAGGAtgccgacaagaagatggcccCTCCCGATACACCGTGCAAGAAGCATTCTAATCCGTTCGCTACTTTCCCTCCACCGGCCGGGAGTgctatgaagaagaggggtAACAACCGGAATTCTTTTGGCGGCCTCCCTTCCACCCCATTTGGTAACAGTACAGCCAGCTTTGGTAGGCCAGGAAAGGGCATGTCGATATTCCAGCGTGGCAGTGCTTCTAGGAGTGCGCGTCGCGGCAGTGTCCTCGGCCTGGACGGTGATGAgcacaagctctttggcgaAACGATTGACTTTTCGACACCCATGGAAGGCGACGCTCCCCCTACTCCAACCAAGAACACTTTAACTCCCAGCCTTAGCAAGGTCAGCGAGTACTCATTTGAGAGTCCCCATGACAACCATAGCCCAACTGCCAACCGAACATTACACTCTACTACTCCGGTCTTTGGCACCTCTATCCCTCGAGAAGCAACTT CCAGCCCTCTTGATGGACGACGAACACCGCAGACCCCACGTGAGAGTTTGCTGCCTCTCGACACCAGCCGATTGTCTATTTCTCAGattggcgatggcttctctGATAACATGCCACCTCCCGTCACCCCAACAGCAGGACGGGACTTGCGATCATCTACCAGCCTCCTTGTTACTCCTGTGAACGCCCGTACTAGTAacattgacattgatgcAAGCCTGTCCTCCCGATTTGACAAAGTCGAGCAGATTGGAAAGGGTGAATTCTCTGTCGTCTATCGTGTCACTCAGGCGGACCATCAAATGACATTTGGCAACCTCAGTACAACCCCGACAACAAGCCCCACTAAGGGCAGAGTCTATGCTGtaaagaagagcaagcatgCGTTCCAGGGACCGAAGGATCGGGATACAAAGGTCCGAGAGGCCGAAATTTTGAGGACTCTTAGCTACTCCGAGCATGTGGTCCAGTACTTCGATCATTGGGACTACAACAACCATCTCTATATTCAAACAGAGTACTGCGAAGAGGGTACCCTCGACAAGTTTCTGGGCACTGTTGGACGAGGTGGACGACTAGATGACTTTCgcatcttcaagattctccaGGACCTGTGCTTG GGCCTGAAGGATATTCATGATTCAGGTTTCATGCACTTGGATCTCAAGCCGGCCAACATTCTTGTCACGTTCGAAGGTGTTCTCAAGATTGGTGACTTCGGCCTAGCCCAATCCTGTTCATCTGCCGAAGGCGTGGACGTTGAGGGCGATCGTGAGTACATGGCCCCGGAGATGCTCAAGGGCAAATCCTGCCAGTCCGCCGACGTCTTCTcccttggtctcatcatccttgagacAGCCGCCAACGTTGTCCTACCTGACAATGGACCTACGTGGATCGCCCTCCGCTCGGGAGATCTTTCCGAAGTGCCAAGTCTCACCTGGAATCCCTCTATTGAGGTCCAGCGAGATGCCACTGGTAACCCTACCGAGATTATGCATAGCGATGACTTCACAAGTGGCAAGACACATGACCCAAGCAACTTGTTTGGTCCATCCAAGCGATCGGAACTACTGCAACCTCCTGAGTTTATGGTTAATGCCACCCACAACAGCTCTCTCGACTTGATTGTACGATGGATGACAGCTCAAGAGCCCAGTGAGCGACCAACTGTGCATCAGGTTCTGGAACTTGAGGGCCTGCAGTGGGTTGGCCACCACCGCGCCGCACCGGCAACTGTTTACGAAGGAAACTGGGGACCCGATGAGGAGTTGATCCCTATTTCCATCGCAGAGGGTGGTGACAGCGACACAGAGATGACTGACGTCTAG